A window from Salvia miltiorrhiza cultivar Shanhuang (shh) chromosome 2, IMPLAD_Smil_shh, whole genome shotgun sequence encodes these proteins:
- the LOC131012649 gene encoding uncharacterized protein LOC131012649, with the protein MLECTNWHIFATRMPPKRGRPARNNNNRRNRNAVPEEPQDAQEHNPSPPPPTRRVEELFLRQNPPTFDGTSEPAEAEIWVRAMERIFNFLRCTDEERLSCVSFQLTGSADFWWEARRKILTPEQWASYTWEDFKTGLYDKYIPKSYRKKKEAEFYELKQGKKNVVEYDKEFCNLSRFAPQQVDTEEKMAEKFCAGLRYEIKMALASHGGLSYTESLNRALDIEAAMPSDKLASPFISTPNDLPAVSHTLKGKRKWDNNEDNINQTSKKVWQENERAEQFIQPRYEAQTNLKSTGGNQGQKGVLPCPNCGKMHRSVCRTGTNGCYNCGQKGHYSTQCPNR; encoded by the coding sequence atgctagagtgtactaattggcacatctttgctaccagaatgccgcctaagagaggacgccctgcgagaaacaataacaatcgcagaaaccgtaacgctgtacccgaagaaccacaagatgctcaaGAACATAACCCATCTcctccgcccccaactaggagagtcgaagaactctttttaaggcaaaatccacctacgtttgacggaacgagtgaaccggctgaagctgagatttgggtgcgtgcaatggaacgcattttcaactttctacgttgtactgatgaggagcgcctatcttgcgtctcattccagctaacaggatcagcggatttctggtgggaagcacgtcgaaaaattctgacacctgaacaatgggcaagttatacttgggaagattttaagacaggattatatgataaatatattccgaaaagctataggaagaagaaagaagctgagttctacgagttgaagcaaggaaagaaaaatgtggttgaatacgacaaggaattctgcaacctgtcgaggtttgctccacaacaagtggacacagaggagaagatggcagagaaattttgtgccggactgcgctacgaaattaagatggctctagcaagccacggaggactctcatacacggagtctctgaacagggcacttgacattgaagctgcaatgccgtcggACAAGTTAGCCTCACCATTTATCTCGACGCCAAACGACTTACCAGCAGTctcacatactctcaaagggaagcgcaagtgggacaacaacgaagacaatatcaatcagaccagtaagaaagtgtggcaagaaaatgaacgggccgaacagtttattcaaccaaggtacgaggcacagactaacctcAAGTCAACTGGGGGTAACCAAGGTCAGAAAGGAGTTTtaccttgcccaaattgtggtaagatgcataggaGTGTCTGTCGGACtggaactaacggttgttacaattgtggacaaaagggtcactactccacgcaatgccccaacagataa
- the LOC131012650 gene encoding pentatricopeptide repeat-containing protein At1g62680, mitochondrial-like gives MMARRAVVSAIDLIHERGFVNRWSQHKSGILSPLFSLFSSEAFQPKRSRIDFSCVKEVDDVIELFQKIKSLRQEPSVLLYNKLMSVSVTIEQYYIALDVFGEMLRMGVPVNDYTMSIAVNCCCLLKDIYSAFSVMGFFLKRGHEPDVVTFGTLIKGLFLVNKKAEAVKLFEKILDLKLCEPSNVMILHVIDGMCKTGQVIEAHDWLHRLESIGWSPNVKAYSALIDGFCKGGMVNNAFKVLTKMVGKGVLPNVVTYSSMINAYCKEEKMEEAENMLEIMTQQNICPDVFTYSSLIEGLCLKGEIERAKQVLDSMVERGLKPNIVNYSTLLNGYCKKGSVDEAWLIFFEISGKGLEHNVQTYSTLLDGLLKRGMVDEALLLLSEMVEKGISPDAVTCSTLIDGYCSLGEMVRARELFNSMPKRGIKHNIFTYCILIKGYCKAGNLDEAWRFFNEISCVGLKHSTVSYNTMMHGLIRQSSFSDGLKLFHDMEAQNLHPDLYTYNILLDGLCRIRRIDEVFAVLTVMEARGVKPDIVSYGVLINSLCKGGRLDDATRLFNHLPSKGLNPDVQMYNIMLNSLYNDGREGEARRLMEEMDRSGCAPNRVTFNIIVWNLVKSKRFHEAIPFLEEMCRRGFDVNSEIISALLQELRRGEGKDEKLQEILKKVCAQNRQVNVLF, from the coding sequence ATGATGGCCAGAAGAGCTGTTGTTTCTGCAATTGATCTCATTCATGAAAGAGGATTTGTCAATCGATGGTCGCAGCATAAATCGGGTATTCTCTCTCCtctgttctctctcttctcttccgaGGCTTTTCAACCTAAGCGGTCTAGAATCGATTTCAGCTGTGTTAAAGAAGTAGACGATGTTATTGAattgtttcaaaaaataaagagtTTGCGGCAAGAGCCTTCTGTTCTCCTGTATAACAAACTCATGAGTGTTAGTGTAACGATTGAGCAGTATTATATTGCCCTTGATGTGTTCGGCGAAATGCTTAGGATGGGTGTCCCGGTTAATGATTACACAATGAGTATTGCTGTCAACTGTTGTTGTCTCTTGAAAGATATATATTCTGCTTTTTCTGTAATGGGATTCTTTCTCAAGAGAGGTCACGAACCAGATGTCGTGACTTTCGGCACTCTCATAAAAGGGTTATTCTTAGTTAATAAGAAGGCTGAAGCCGTGAAACTGTTCGAAAAGATTTTGGATTTAAAACTTTGTGAGCCCAGTAATGTTATGATTCTGCACGTGATTGATGGGATGTGCAAAACTGGACAGGTCATTGAAGCCCATGATTGGCTTCATAGATTAGAAAGTATTGGGTGGAGTCCTAACGTTAAGGCTTATAGTGCACTAATTGATGGATTTTGCAAGGGCGGAATGGTGAACAATGCCTTCAAGGTTCTAACCAAAATGGTTGGGAAGGGTGTTTTACCTAACGTCGTCACTTATAGTTCCATGATTAATGCATACTGTAAGGAAGAAAAGATGGAAGAGGCTGAAAATATGTTGGAAATAATGACGCAACAAAATATTTGTCCCGATGTCTTTACTTATTCTTCGCTTATTGAAGGGCTGTGCCTGAAGGGTGAAATCGAAAGAGCGAAACAGGTACTTGATTCCATGGTAGAGAGGGGCCTTAAACCCAATATTGTTAACTATAGCACCTTGCTAAATGGATATTGTAAGAAGGGAAGCGTGGATGAAGCTTGgcttattttttttgaaatttccgGTAAAGGTCTCGAGCATAATGTGCAAACTTATAGTACATTATTGGATGGGTTGTTGAAGCGTGGGATGGTTGATGAAGCTCTGCTTCTGCTATCCGAGATGGTGGAGAAGGGCATCTCGCCTGATGCTGTCACATGCAGCACATTGATCGATGGATATTGCTCGCTTGGCGAGATGGTTAGAGCTAGAGAGCTCTTCAATTCGATGCCAAAGAGGGGAATCAAGCACAATATATTCACCTATTGTATCTTGATTAAGGGATACTGCAAGGCGGGAAACCTTGATGAAGCGTGGCGTTTCTTCAATGAAATCTCGTGTGTAGGTCTCAAACACTCGACCGTGTCATACAACACGATGATGCACGGGCTAATACGCCAAAGTAGTTTTTCAGACGGGTTGAAGCTTTTCCACGATATGGAAGCTCAGAATCTACATCCGGATCTCTACACCTACAACATCTTGTTGGATGGCTTGTGTCGAATACGTCGGATTGATGAGGTGTTTGCGGTTTTGACGGTGATGGAGGCGAGAGGTGTGAAACCTGATATCGTATCGTATGGTGTTCTGATCAACAGCTTATGCAAGGGCGGAAGACTTGATGATGCTACGAGGCTCTTCAACCATCTCCCTTCCAAGGGCTTAAATCCGGACGTACAAATGTACAACATTATGCTCAACTCCCTCTACAATGATGGGCGCGAAGGGGAGGCTAGGAGGTTGATGGAGGAGATGGACAGGAGCGGCTGCGCACCTAATCGCGTGACGTTCAATATTATTGTGTGGAATCTGGTGAAGAGCAAAAGGTTCCATGAGGCAATTCCTTTCTTGGAGGAGATGTGCAGGAGAGGATTTGATGTGAATTCGGAGATCATTTCTGCTTTGCTTCAGGAACTTAGAAGAGGAGAAGGTAAAGATGAGAAATTGCAAGAGATTCTTAAGAAAGTTTGTGCTCAAAATCGACAAGTGAATGTTCTATTTTGA
- the LOC131012647 gene encoding pentatricopeptide repeat-containing protein At5g16640, mitochondrial-like translates to MMARRAVVSAIDLIHRRGFLNRWSQKSGILYPLFSLFSSEAFQPKRSRIDFSCVKEVDDVIQLFQKIKSLRPEPSVRLYNKLMSVSVKIEQYSFALDVFGEMLRMGVPVNDCTRNIAVNCCCLLKDINSGFCIMGFFLKRGHEPDVVTFGTLIKGLFLINKEAEAVKLFEKILDLKLCEPNGVMILHVTDGLCKTGQVIEAHDWLHRLESSGWSPNVKAYSALIDGFCKGGMVDNAFKVLTKMVGKGILPDIVAYNTMINAYCKEEKMEAAENMLEIMMQQNICPDVFTYSSLIEGLCLKGEIERAKQLLDSMVERGLKPNIVHYSTLLNGYCKKGCVDEAWLIFLEIPGKGLEHNVQTYNTLLDGLLKRGMVDEALLLLSEMVEKRISPNVVTCSTLIDGYCSLGEMVRARELFNSMAKTGIKHNIFTYNILIKGYCEAGNLDEARRLFDEISRVGLKHSIVSYNTMAHGLIRQRSFLDGWKLFQDMEAQNLHPNLYTYTIILDGLCRICQISEALAFLRVMEAKGVNPNIVTYGALINGLCRGRRLDEAIRLFNHLPSKGLNPNVQIYNMMLDSLYHEGREGEARRLMEEMDRSGCAPNFVTFDIVVWNLVKSKKFHEAIPFLEEMCRRGFDVNSEITSALLQELRRGEGKDEKLQEILKKVCAQNRQANVLF, encoded by the coding sequence ATGATGGCCAGAAGAGCTGTTGTTTCTGCAATTGATCTCATTCATCGAAGAGGATTTCTCAATCGATGGTCGCAGAAATCGGGTATTCTCTATCCtctgttctctctcttctcttccgaGGCTTTTCAACCTAAGCGGTCTAGAATCGATTTCAGTTGTGTTAAAGAAGTAGACGATGTTAttcaattgtttcaaaaaataaagagtTTGCGGCCAGAGCCTTCTGTTCGCCTGTATAACAAACTCATGAGTGTTAGTGTAAAGATTGAGCAGTACTCTTTTGCCCTTGATGTGTTCGGTGAAATGCTTAGGATGGGTGTCCCGGTTAATGATTGCACAAGGAATATTGCTGTTAACTGTTGTTGTCTCTTGAAAGATATAAACTCTGGTTTTTGTATAATGGGATTCTTTCTCAAGAGAGGTCACGAACCAGATGTCGTGACTTTCGGCACTCTCATAAAAGGGTTATTCTTAATTAATAAGGAGGCTGAAGCCGTGAAACTGTTCGAAAAGATTTTGGATTTAAAACTTTGCGAGCCAAATGGTGTTATGATTCTGCACGTGACTGATGGGCTGTGCAAAACTGGACAGGTCATTGAAGCCCATGATTGGCTTCATAGATTAGAAAGTAGTGGGTGGAGTCCCAACGTTAAGGCTTATAGTGCACTAATTGATGGATTTTGCAAGGGCGGAATGGTGGACAATGCCTTCAAGGTTCTAACCAAAATGGTTGGGAAGGGTATTTTACCTGACATTGTTGCTTATAATACCATGATTAATGCATACTGTAAGGAAGAAAAGATGGAAGCGGCTGAAAATATGTTGGAAATAATGATGCAACAAAATATTTGTCCGGATGTCTTCACTTATTCTTCGCTTATTGAAGGGCTCTGCTTGAAGGGTGAAATCGAAAGAGCTAAACAGTTACTTGATTCCATGGTAGAGAGGGGCCTTAAACCCAATATTGTTCACTATAGCACCTTGCTAAATGGATATTGTAAGAAGGGATGCGTGGATGAAGCTTGGcttatttttcttgaaattcccGGTAAAGGTCTCGAGCATAATGTGCAGACTTATAATACATTATTGGATGGGTTGCTGAAGCGTGGGATGGTTGATGaagctctgctgctgctgtccgAGATGGTGGAGAAGCGTATCTCGCCTAATGTTGTCACATGCAGCACACTGATCGATGGATATTGCTCGCTTGGCGAGATGGTTAGAGCTAGAGAGCTCTTCAATTCTATGGCAAAGACGGGGATCAAGCACAATATATTCACCTACAATATATTGATTAAGGGATACTGTGAGGCAGGAAACCTAGATGAAGCGCGGCGTTTGTTTGATGAAATCTCGCGTGTAGGTCTCAAACACTCGATTGTGTCATACAACACGATGGCGCACGGGCTAATACGCCAAAGAAGTTTTTTAGATGGGTGGAAGCTTTTCCAAGATATGGAAGCTCAGAATCTACATCCGAATCTCTACACCTACACCATCATATTGGATGGCTTGTGTAGGATCTGTCAGATTAGTGAGGCGTTGGCATTTTTGAGGGTGATGGAGGCGAAAGGCGTGAATCCTAATATCGTAACGTACGGTGCTCTGATCAACGGCTTGTGCAGGGGCCGAAGACTTGATGAAGCTATAAGGCTCTTCAACCATCTCCCTTCCAAGGGCTTAAATCCGAACGTACAAATCTACAACATGATGCTTGACTCCCTCTATCATGAAGGGCGCGAAGGGGAGGCTAGGAGGTTGATGGAGGAGATGGACAGGAGCGGCTGCGCGCCTAATTTCGTGACGTTCGATATTGTTGTGTGGAATCTGGTGAAGAGCAAAAAGTTTCATGAGGCGATTCCTTTCTTGGAGGAGATGTGCAGGAGAGGATTTGATGTGAATTCGGAGATCACTTCTGCTTTGCTTCAGGAACTTAGAAGAGGAGAAGGTAAAGATGAGAAATTGCAAGAGATTCTTAAGAAAGTTTGTGCTCAAAATCGACAAGCGAATGTTCTATTTTGA